The following are encoded in a window of Staphylococcus piscifermentans genomic DNA:
- the thrS gene encoding threonine--tRNA ligase produces MEQQVIVTLPDQRKLEVEPNTTLYQVAQKIGSSFAKKAAMASVNGELHGLNTQIEKDCQVEFFTYEDKEGLEAIRYTLGFLVGEAASKHEVEVADFGVNKEQFYCDFKAANNLKAADLEVITKSLNKMISANHPIEVREYPKLEALDLFKDNPFMQHHIEQAESSVSVAVHGDYKAVIDQPLVTNLSKVKNFKLQSISATNWLRDVNNESLQRIAGFAFADAKALEDHLAFIEKYEQVNHRRLGKELDIFSFSEYAPGMPFYAHNGQVIRLELQNMLRQLQFESDYEEVYTPFIMDETLWKNSGHWDHYKENMYFTEVDEQTYALKPMNCPGHMLIYKNHLHSYRDLPIRMAEFGQVHRHELSGSLNGLFRVRTFNQDDAHIFVRRDQIESEILEVLGLIHKVYSVFGFDYSIELSTRPDDFMGEIELWDFAEQSLENVLNQHGFDYTVNEKDGAFYGPKIDIHIKDALGRSHQCGTVQLDFQMPEKFDLTFVNQEGEKERPVVIHRAIYGSSDRFIGILLEHFGGNLPLWLAPVQLEVIPVNADLHLDAVKDLKRRLKKEGFRVELDLSDEKMGYKIRQAHLKKVPYTLVVGDNEVENGTVAVRKRGESEEHSVNVEDFVKQLKEEADVLSKVE; encoded by the coding sequence ATGGAACAACAAGTCATCGTAACTTTACCAGATCAACGCAAATTGGAGGTGGAACCCAATACAACACTTTACCAAGTTGCACAGAAAATCGGCAGTTCTTTTGCGAAAAAAGCAGCCATGGCATCTGTAAATGGAGAATTACACGGTTTGAATACTCAAATCGAGAAAGATTGCCAAGTTGAATTCTTTACTTACGAAGATAAAGAAGGCTTAGAAGCGATTCGTTATACTTTAGGATTTTTAGTAGGAGAAGCAGCATCAAAACATGAAGTAGAAGTAGCAGATTTTGGTGTTAATAAGGAACAATTTTATTGCGACTTTAAAGCAGCAAATAATTTGAAAGCTGCAGATTTAGAAGTAATCACTAAATCGTTGAATAAAATGATCAGCGCCAATCATCCTATTGAAGTACGCGAGTATCCTAAACTAGAAGCATTAGATTTATTTAAAGATAATCCATTTATGCAACATCATATCGAACAAGCTGAAAGTTCTGTGTCAGTAGCTGTACATGGAGATTACAAAGCAGTGATTGACCAACCGCTTGTAACCAACTTATCTAAAGTTAAAAACTTTAAATTACAATCTATTTCAGCAACAAACTGGTTGCGAGATGTTAATAATGAGTCATTACAACGTATAGCTGGATTTGCTTTTGCAGATGCGAAAGCTTTAGAAGACCATCTTGCATTTATTGAAAAATATGAACAAGTCAACCACCGTCGACTGGGCAAAGAATTAGATATCTTCTCTTTCTCAGAATATGCGCCTGGTATGCCGTTCTACGCTCATAATGGCCAAGTCATTCGTTTAGAATTACAAAATATGCTGCGTCAATTACAATTCGAAAGTGATTACGAAGAAGTTTATACTCCGTTTATTATGGATGAAACTTTATGGAAAAATAGTGGACATTGGGATCACTATAAAGAGAACATGTATTTCACTGAAGTAGATGAACAAACTTATGCTTTGAAACCTATGAACTGTCCAGGACACATGTTGATTTATAAAAATCATTTACATTCTTATCGTGATTTGCCGATTCGTATGGCAGAATTCGGTCAAGTGCATCGTCACGAATTGAGCGGTTCATTAAACGGGTTGTTCCGTGTCCGTACTTTTAATCAAGATGACGCACATATCTTTGTTCGTCGCGATCAAATCGAATCTGAAATTTTAGAAGTACTAGGTTTAATTCATAAAGTTTATAGTGTATTCGGATTTGATTACAGCATCGAATTGTCTACTCGTCCAGATGATTTTATGGGTGAAATCGAACTATGGGATTTTGCAGAACAATCTCTAGAAAACGTATTGAACCAACATGGATTTGATTATACTGTAAATGAAAAGGACGGCGCTTTCTATGGTCCGAAAATTGATATTCATATCAAAGATGCTTTAGGACGCAGTCACCAATGCGGTACTGTACAACTTGATTTCCAAATGCCAGAAAAATTTGATTTAACATTTGTTAACCAAGAAGGAGAGAAAGAACGTCCAGTGGTTATCCATCGTGCTATTTATGGCTCAAGCGACCGCTTCATCGGTATTTTACTTGAACACTTCGGAGGCAACTTGCCATTATGGCTTGCACCTGTTCAATTAGAAGTCATTCCAGTAAACGCAGACTTGCATTTAGATGCTGTCAAAGATTTGAAACGCCGCTTGAAAAAAGAAGGCTTCAGAGTAGAGCTTGATTTATCTGATGAAAAAATGGGTTATAAAATCCGTCAAGCGCATTTGAAAAAAGTACCCTACACTCTTGTAGTAGGAGATAATGAAGTTGAAAATGGCACAGTAGCAGTGCGTAAACGTGGAGAATCAGAAGAGCATAGCGTGAATGTGGAAGACTTCGTGAAACAATTGAAAGAAGAAGCGGATGTCTTAAGTAAAGTAGAGTAA
- a CDS encoding RNA-guided endonuclease InsQ/TnpB family protein has translation MLRAYKTEINPSFEQRQTINQTIGTCRWVYNKFIETNQNFHKTGQSYMNGFAFSKWMNNVYLPSHPDEHWVKQSASKAVKQSIMNAHRAYRTFFKNKQGYPKFKKKSGIGSYYLIGTIHVQRHRIQLPKLGWIKLKERGYIPTNNIKSATIVKEYDRYYVSVLVDQPPPPIFKPKQTEGIGIDLGLKEAVFTPSGVKISSFKTNQTIVKLDKSLKRQQRKLSRKKKGSHNWYKQLLKVQRLYKRIKNIKKDIKRKGILSILRTNPLFITIENLNIKGMMRNKRLANSFQQIGLGYIVEWLKIKCQDYGIELRQVDRFYPSSQICSDCGHTQPVPLNQRTYHCNHCGMMKDRDINASINLKQATDYTVIV, from the coding sequence ATGCTGAGAGCGTATAAAACCGAAATCAATCCTTCCTTTGAACAACGTCAGACCATCAATCAAACCATTGGCACATGCCGTTGGGTATACAACAAATTTATCGAGACGAATCAAAATTTCCATAAAACGGGGCAATCGTACATGAACGGTTTTGCCTTCAGCAAATGGATGAACAATGTATATCTTCCAAGCCATCCGGATGAACATTGGGTTAAACAAAGTGCCAGCAAAGCTGTCAAACAATCTATTATGAATGCGCATCGTGCTTATCGGACATTTTTCAAAAATAAGCAAGGTTATCCGAAGTTCAAAAAGAAATCAGGTATCGGAAGCTATTATTTGATTGGTACCATTCATGTACAACGACATCGCATCCAATTGCCAAAGCTGGGATGGATTAAATTAAAAGAAAGAGGTTACATTCCCACAAATAATATAAAATCTGCCACTATCGTTAAAGAATATGACAGATATTATGTGTCGGTATTAGTTGATCAACCACCTCCCCCGATTTTCAAACCGAAACAGACAGAGGGCATCGGTATTGATTTGGGATTAAAAGAAGCTGTATTCACACCCTCCGGTGTAAAAATCAGCAGCTTCAAAACGAATCAAACTATTGTTAAACTTGATAAATCTTTGAAAAGACAGCAGCGAAAATTATCCAGAAAGAAAAAAGGTTCTCATAATTGGTATAAACAGTTGTTGAAAGTACAAAGATTATATAAACGTATTAAAAATATTAAAAAAGATATCAAACGCAAAGGCATACTCTCTATTCTCCGCACCAATCCGCTATTTATTACGATTGAAAATTTGAACATCAAAGGCATGATGAGAAACAAAAGGTTGGCCAACAGTTTTCAACAAATCGGACTCGGTTACATTGTTGAATGGTTGAAAATCAAGTGTCAAGATTATGGCATCGAATTACGCCAAGTCGACAGATTTTATCCATCCAGCCAAATATGTTCCGATTGCGGACATACACAACCCGTGCCTTTGAATCAAAGAACGTATCATTGTAACCATTGCGGAATGATGAAAGACAGAGATATCAATGCCAGTATTAATTTGAAACAAGCAACAGATTACACCGTGATAGTGTAA
- the tarA gene encoding N-acetylglucosaminyldiphosphoundecaprenol N-acetyl-beta-D-mannosaminyltransferase TarA: MENHRTVKRDKVDILSVQFDNVTMDEMRHYVTEFVEADTTDNMFVVTANPEIVDYALEERSYYDLIGEADFIIPDGTGIIQAGRILGTPLKERVPGIEFMAACLAIAERHRQKVFLLGASEKVVNEAVKYLQADYPHIEFASHHGYIDVGDEKVARQVSTFNPDYVFVGMGYPKQEEWIKRHRHRLQHTLLMGVGGSIEVYSGTKKRAPWVFRKLNLEWFYRLITDWKRMTRMQRLPRFVSKVFQTRRKK, from the coding sequence ATGGAAAATCACCGAACAGTTAAGCGCGATAAAGTAGATATCTTGTCTGTTCAATTTGATAATGTGACGATGGATGAGATGAGACACTATGTGACTGAATTTGTAGAAGCCGATACAACGGATAATATGTTTGTAGTTACAGCGAATCCCGAAATTGTCGACTATGCACTTGAAGAAAGAAGTTATTATGACTTGATTGGAGAAGCGGATTTTATTATTCCTGATGGCACAGGTATCATTCAAGCAGGCCGCATCTTAGGAACACCGTTGAAAGAAAGAGTGCCTGGCATTGAATTTATGGCCGCATGTTTGGCGATTGCAGAACGCCATCGCCAGAAGGTATTCTTGCTAGGAGCTTCTGAAAAAGTAGTGAATGAAGCAGTGAAATATTTACAAGCAGATTATCCTCATATTGAATTTGCTTCACATCATGGTTATATCGATGTCGGCGATGAAAAAGTAGCACGTCAAGTGAGTACTTTTAATCCTGATTATGTCTTTGTCGGTATGGGATATCCGAAACAAGAAGAATGGATCAAACGACATCGTCACCGTTTGCAACATACGTTATTAATGGGCGTAGGAGGCTCGATTGAAGTCTATAGCGGAACTAAAAAACGTGCCCCATGGGTTTTTCGTAAATTGAATTTAGAATGGTTCTATCGTTTGATTACAGATTGGAAACGTATGACTCGGATGCAGCGTTTGCCGCGATTTGTCTCTAAAGTATTTCAAACGAGACGTAAAAAATGA
- a CDS encoding sugar O-acetyltransferase: MTTEKEKMLSGQLYNSRDPQLVKERHKARHATKAINNAFSIKERHFLLRQSIGHCGDNVFIEPDIHFDYGYNISIGNHFYANFNPVMLDVAPITIGDNVLLGPNVQLVTATHPLNPVERASGLELAFPITIGNHVWIGAGAIVLPGVTIGDNVVVGAGSVVTKDVPDNQVVAGNPARMIREVPLD, from the coding sequence ATGACAACTGAAAAAGAAAAAATGCTGAGCGGACAATTATATAATTCCAGAGATCCGCAACTTGTAAAAGAAAGACACAAAGCACGGCACGCTACAAAAGCGATTAATAATGCATTTTCAATCAAAGAACGCCATTTTCTCTTAAGACAAAGTATCGGTCATTGCGGTGACAATGTATTTATCGAACCGGATATTCATTTCGACTATGGTTACAACATCTCAATCGGCAATCATTTTTATGCCAACTTCAACCCAGTCATGTTAGATGTCGCTCCTATTACTATCGGCGATAATGTGCTGCTCGGACCTAATGTACAATTAGTTACCGCTACACATCCACTCAATCCAGTTGAACGTGCTTCAGGCTTAGAATTGGCTTTTCCGATTACAATAGGCAACCATGTATGGATAGGCGCTGGAGCCATCGTATTGCCTGGTGTAACTATCGGCGACAATGTGGTCGTAGGAGCAGGCAGCGTGGTAACTAAAGATGTTCCCGATAATCAAGTTGTTGCCGGTAATCCTGCACGCATGATCAGAGAAGTGCCTTTGGATTAG
- a CDS encoding M50 family metallopeptidase yields MQLFSEIISTSMTLHLYLVVIIAVLYLAVHHYRNRPTLAFLDIFLNYIPVLTHEFGHIVFNKISGGRTEDLVIVTSPRERVATSQQGFAITRASRRSTMIITTLGGYVMPPLMLAIGIFSAYYHYPALFVLSYLVIFIYFVCITSRKGIPILIAVLLGIMIYLLIQNNQPDTMILILSIVYHFILGVLLGELLQSTWTIVRLTFTKYPIEWDGTALRNLTHIPVVVFSTLWIAFNFYIVYAVVKYLLFQG; encoded by the coding sequence ATGCAATTATTCTCAGAAATCATCAGTACTTCGATGACACTGCACCTTTATCTAGTAGTCATCATCGCCGTTCTCTATTTAGCAGTACATCACTATCGCAATCGTCCTACTCTTGCCTTTCTGGATATATTTCTAAACTATATTCCAGTACTGACGCACGAGTTCGGGCATATTGTATTCAATAAAATCAGTGGGGGACGTACGGAAGATTTAGTTATCGTGACTTCTCCAAGAGAGCGTGTTGCAACTTCTCAACAAGGATTTGCGATTACACGTGCTTCGCGCCGTTCTACTATGATAATCACAACTTTAGGCGGCTATGTGATGCCACCGTTGATGCTGGCAATCGGTATTTTCAGTGCCTATTACCACTACCCTGCACTTTTCGTGTTAAGTTATTTAGTAATTTTTATTTATTTCGTTTGTATTACATCACGCAAAGGTATTCCGATTTTAATCGCGGTTTTACTCGGAATCATGATTTATTTGCTTATCCAAAATAATCAACCTGACACTATGATACTTATTCTCTCTATTGTGTATCATTTTATTCTAGGCGTCTTATTGGGTGAGCTCTTGCAGTCTACTTGGACTATAGTACGTCTGACTTTTACAAAATATCCGATTGAATGGGACGGTACCGCTTTACGGAATTTAACGCACATTCCAGTCGTCGTCTTTTCAACACTGTGGATTGCTTTCAACTTTTATATTGTTTATGCTGTCGTAAAATACTTACTCTTCCAAGGTTAG
- a CDS encoding GNAT family N-acetyltransferase: MVLLKIAEKEDLPLFTKVYNQAIHMRNVTADIEEVTEAQMASIFSQHDTSRPLYTILNDQEQAIGYASLNHFYGRPAYDETAELSIYLDEQTRGQGYGTKVMQLLEQEAASLNIHYLTGYVFAQNIPCNKLFEKQGYSLWGNLPQIAHIDEKRLDLNIWGKQI; the protein is encoded by the coding sequence ATGGTTCTATTAAAAATTGCTGAAAAAGAAGATTTGCCACTCTTTACGAAGGTCTATAATCAGGCTATCCACATGCGCAATGTTACTGCAGATATTGAAGAGGTTACTGAAGCACAAATGGCTTCTATTTTCTCTCAGCATGATACTTCGAGACCGTTATATACTATTTTGAATGACCAAGAGCAAGCTATCGGTTATGCAAGTTTAAATCATTTTTATGGGCGTCCTGCTTATGATGAAACTGCAGAACTCAGTATTTATTTAGATGAACAAACACGCGGCCAAGGCTATGGCACAAAAGTAATGCAGCTTTTAGAACAAGAAGCTGCCTCACTCAATATCCACTATCTTACCGGCTATGTATTTGCCCAAAATATCCCTTGCAATAAACTTTTTGAAAAACAAGGCTATTCCCTATGGGGGAATTTACCGCAAATTGCGCATATTGATGAAAAGCGTCTCGATTTAAATATATGGGGTAAACAAATTTGA
- a CDS encoding metal-dependent transcriptional regulator, whose product MLTEEKEDYLKAILNNGGATSFVTNKKLSQYLNIKPPSVSEMVNRLEKAGYVTTKPYKGVKLSEEGFNHTLEIIKRHRLLELFLIEILKYTWEEVHQEAEVLEHRVSDLFVERLDELLNYPTTCPHGGVIPRDGKFEEIYNDSLKDFKEGDHLIIRRVRDRTKLLVYLSSKAISIGDEITVESQDDTNRVIAIRKGEDPLIILSYENAAHIFGEKMDA is encoded by the coding sequence ATGTTAACGGAAGAAAAGGAAGATTATCTGAAAGCGATTTTGAATAATGGCGGCGCAACTTCATTCGTTACAAATAAAAAACTCTCTCAATATTTGAATATTAAACCACCATCCGTAAGTGAAATGGTTAACCGTTTGGAAAAAGCGGGTTATGTTACAACGAAGCCTTATAAAGGTGTGAAATTATCAGAGGAAGGTTTTAATCATACGCTGGAAATAATTAAACGCCATCGTTTATTAGAACTTTTTTTAATAGAGATTTTAAAATATACATGGGAAGAAGTGCATCAAGAAGCGGAAGTATTGGAACATCGTGTTTCTGATTTGTTTGTAGAACGCCTGGATGAATTGTTAAATTATCCAACTACATGTCCGCATGGCGGCGTGATTCCACGCGATGGAAAGTTTGAAGAAATTTATAATGACTCATTGAAAGATTTTAAAGAAGGAGATCATCTGATAATCCGCAGAGTAAGAGATCGCACTAAATTGCTGGTTTATTTATCTAGCAAAGCGATTTCTATCGGCGACGAGATTACAGTTGAATCACAAGATGATACCAATAGAGTAATTGCGATTCGCAAAGGAGAAGACCCTTTAATTATTTTGAGTTATGAAAATGCAGCTCATATTTTTGGTGAAAAAATGGATGCTTAA
- a CDS encoding metal ABC transporter ATP-binding protein — protein MLKVENLNLFLGHKHVLQDINLQLQIQGELIGIMGPNGAGKSSLIKSLIGEFKAEGIKQLNDRPILSQLNKITYIPQKTHLDLDFPISVESVVLSGAFKEIGWFKKPSHRIKMRLNDLLDDMQLTALRKRQIAELSGGQLQRVLVARALMTESVLYLLDEPFVGIDFTSEQLIMDKLQQLKAQGKLILIVHHDLSKAAEYFDRILLLNRTLRYFGPSKEAITAERLNETYMNHSTPSTINSHNEKVRIKNA, from the coding sequence ATGTTGAAAGTGGAAAACTTGAATTTATTTTTAGGACATAAACACGTTTTACAAGACATAAATTTACAGTTGCAGATTCAAGGAGAATTAATTGGAATAATGGGACCTAATGGTGCTGGTAAATCTTCTTTAATTAAGTCACTCATCGGAGAATTCAAAGCAGAAGGTATAAAACAACTGAATGACAGGCCGATTCTATCGCAATTAAATAAGATTACATACATACCTCAAAAAACGCATTTAGATTTAGACTTTCCCATTAGTGTGGAATCAGTTGTACTTTCTGGTGCATTTAAAGAAATCGGTTGGTTTAAGAAGCCGAGCCACCGCATTAAAATGCGACTGAACGATTTGCTCGATGATATGCAGTTAACTGCATTGCGGAAACGTCAGATTGCAGAACTCAGCGGCGGTCAACTGCAACGTGTCCTCGTAGCACGTGCATTGATGACTGAGAGCGTCCTTTATTTGCTGGATGAGCCTTTTGTAGGAATTGATTTCACAAGCGAACAGCTGATCATGGATAAATTACAGCAGTTAAAAGCACAAGGTAAATTAATTTTGATTGTACATCATGATTTATCGAAAGCTGCAGAATATTTTGATCGCATCCTCTTGCTCAATCGGACCTTACGTTATTTCGGACCTAGTAAAGAAGCAATTACAGCAGAACGTTTAAATGAAACTTATATGAATCACAGTACACCCAGTACGATAAATTCACATAATGAGAAAGTGAGAATAAAGAATGCTTGA
- a CDS encoding metal ABC transporter permease, which yields MLDFLQHIFEYQFLSRALIISIFVGIVCGTVGSLIVLRGLSLMGDAMSHAVLPGVALSFLFKIPMFVGALVTGMLASLFIGFISDRSKTKQDAAIGISFTAFLAVGVIIISLINSTTDLYHILFGNLLAITKTAYWSTIIVSSIVLLLIIIFYRPLMISTFDPTFSRMSGLNTTFIHYFVMLLLSLVTVASIQTVGIILVVALLITPASAAFLITKKLWSMMVVASLISVVSAIVGMYFSYIYNIPSGATIVLCAFAIYIGTFIYSKITQQTRKGVAS from the coding sequence ATGCTTGATTTTTTACAACACATATTTGAATACCAATTTTTAAGCCGCGCACTCATTATCTCTATTTTCGTAGGAATTGTTTGCGGGACGGTCGGCAGTCTGATTGTTTTAAGAGGATTGTCGCTCATGGGTGATGCGATGAGCCATGCTGTATTGCCAGGCGTTGCATTATCATTTCTTTTCAAAATTCCGATGTTTGTCGGAGCCCTTGTCACAGGAATGCTTGCAAGTCTGTTTATCGGATTTATTTCTGATAGAAGCAAAACCAAGCAAGATGCCGCCATAGGTATTAGTTTTACAGCATTTTTAGCAGTCGGAGTCATTATTATCAGCTTAATTAATAGTACGACAGATTTGTATCATATTCTTTTTGGTAATTTGCTAGCGATTACGAAAACTGCATATTGGTCAACTATTATTGTCAGCTCGATTGTGCTCTTGCTTATCATCATTTTCTACCGCCCTTTAATGATTTCTACTTTTGATCCGACCTTTAGTAGAATGAGCGGTTTAAATACAACATTTATACATTACTTTGTAATGCTGCTGCTTTCACTCGTAACTGTAGCAAGCATTCAAACTGTTGGTATCATCTTAGTCGTTGCATTGCTGATTACACCGGCTTCAGCTGCTTTCTTAATCACTAAGAAACTCTGGTCGATGATGGTAGTTGCCAGTCTGATCAGTGTCGTCAGTGCAATCGTCGGCATGTATTTCAGTTATATTTATAACATCCCGAGCGGTGCAACGATTGTCTTGTGTGCATTCGCGATTTATATAGGTACATTTATCTATTCAAAAATCACTCAACAAACTAGAAAAGGAGTTGCATCATGA